The Corticium candelabrum chromosome 17, ooCorCand1.1, whole genome shotgun sequence genome has a segment encoding these proteins:
- the LOC134193284 gene encoding uncharacterized protein LOC134193284, with translation MQHGILWYNEEKEANKRQWIANFERQQQILQSIHDDTLGGCQLGRDKTREKKIFLAWCGRGRGLHIKTRATCQKTNMKFKKTLSELKPIKVLRPWHRIGIDLVGSLPVSAFGHKYIMTCIVYYTK, from the exons ATGCAGCACGGTATCCTGTGGTACAACGAAGAGAAAGAAGCAAATAAACGACAATGGATTGCAAACTTtgaaagacaacaacagaTACTGCAgtcaatccatgatgacactCTAGGCGGCTGTCAACTTGGAAGAGACAAGACTCGCGAAAAAAAGATATTTTTGGCATGGTGTGGGAGAGGACGTGGATTGCACATCAAAACACGTGCAACGTGTCAAAAG ACAAATATGAAATTTAAGAAGACGTTGTCAGAACTCAAACCAATCAAAGTGCTAAGACCATGGCATAGAATTGGGATTGACCTTGTTGGTTCACTGCCTGTTAGTGCTTTTGGTCACAA GTATATTATGACTTGCATTGTCTACTACACCAAATGA